The following DNA comes from Triticum aestivum cultivar Chinese Spring chromosome 3D, IWGSC CS RefSeq v2.1, whole genome shotgun sequence.
AGTGACTTTCTCCTCTAACTTTCAGGTGGGTGCTAATCTAATCACTCGCAATCTGCTGCTTGTGGACAAAGTTGCCATCTCTGATGTTGCTGCTATTGATTGGGATCTAGAGAGTCAATCGCCTGGTCTTAAAGCCATTACTATGCATCTTGCTAATGACTCTGCTGGCGCCCAGCTTGCTTCTATTTCAGATACTTTGCATGACCAAGGGACTGCGCTTCAGTTGATTGCCTCCTCGTCTTAGTTTATGCCAGGTGCCTCACGCAATACCAAGGTACCGCTGGACACCACCGTGGTCAGAAGGAGCACTAGATCAAACAAATATGATGGTTTCAAGAGCAACCAAGTTTCTGACGCCAAGCAAGCTAGATCCAGGGTGCGTGCTCGCGTGGTGCCTTCTGTCAGAGCCATCTCTACGGCGGCTGCTCCTGTGCAAGATGTTACTGCATCTTGCCCGCCCCCTACTTCCATTGAGGAACTCCAACAGCTAGGTGGCCGATGCAGGATCCCTCCTGAAGTGTTATATACTAAGAAGCTGCTGGATAGCCAGCACTCGGCTCCTGACGGAGGAAACTGATCTTTTCTTCGGTAATGAATAAGTCATGGAATGTGTTATCATGGAATATCAGGGGCATAAACTCTGATAGCAAGCTTTTGGCTCTTAGAAACGCTATTGAATCTAGTGGTTGCTCTGTGATTTGTATCCAGGAGACTAAGCGTGAAGCTTTTGATTTAGCTTTCATTAAAACCTTCTGCCCTAAACGATTTGATAAATTTGTGTTTGCGCCCTCTTTAGGCGCTTCTGGTGGGATTATTACTATATGGAATAGTTATGTGTTTGTGGGCACACCTTGGCACGTTGAGTCTTTTGCTGTGGGGGTATCCTTTGTTGCCACGCAGTCCGGTGAAGCTTGGAACCTGGTCAATGTTTATGGACCCTGATCTGGTCAGAGATAGGTGGATTTTACCTCCTGGTTGTTTGATCTTAATATCCCTGATGACGAAAATTGGTTGATTCTGGGCGATTTTAATTTCATTCGTTCCACGTCGAATAGAAACAAACCGGGTGGAGATGCCGCTGATATGCTCCTCTTTAATGAATTAATCAGAGTGCAATCTTGGATGGAAATCCCTGTCAAGGGTAGATCGTTCACTTGGAGCAACATGCAGGATGATCCTTTGCTTGAGCAACTTGACTGGTTTTTCTCCTCTTCCAATTGGACGACTGTTTTCCCGAACACGCTGGTCCTACCGCTCGGCAAACCTGTCTCTGATCATATCCCGTTTGTGGTGGCCATTGAGTCCAAAATCCCAAAGTCTAAATTGTTTCGTTTTGAAAACTTTTGGATTAATCACACGGGCTTTCATGATGTGGTTGCTGGTTCTTGGTCCAAGCCATGTCATGCTCCTAATTCTGCTGCGCTTATCTGCAAAAATCTCAAGTTACTGCGCTATGATCTCAAGCACTGGTGTCGAGGGCTCTCGGCCATGAAAACCATAATCCATAATAGTAATGAGGCTCTTACTCATCTTGATGATCTTGAAGACAAGCGACCGCTTTTCGTCCAAGAAACAAATTTCCGGCGTATCCTGAAACTGCATCTGAATACACTGCTTAAATATCAGAATGAATACTGGAGGAAGAGATGCACCATCCGATACTTTAGATTCATTGACGAAAACACTAAACTCTTTCAATCGCTTGCGACTGAGAGGTACAGACACAATTCTATTGCAAGCTTACGTGATGGAGATATTGTGGTCAGTGATCATGTTGGCAAAGAAGGGGTTTTGTACAAAGCCTATAAAGAACGCTTGGGCTCTTCTAAGCCTTCTAATATGCGTTTTCACCTCGCACGAATCATTAAGAGGATTGATGGTCTAGCTGAGTTATCAGCCCCCTTCTCGAATGAGGAAATTGATGCAGTGGTTAAAGAAATGCCGGTTGACAGGGCTCCTGGTCCGGATGGTTTCAACGGTTGCTTTCTTAAGACTTGTTGGCAGATCATCAAAGAGGATTTCTACAAGATGTGTCGAGACTTTCATGAAGGAAATCTTGATATCACCAGTATCAGCGAAGGATACATTACCTTGATCCCGAAAATTTCTTCTCCTGAGACTGCCAATGACTACAGACCTATAACTTTGCTTAACTGCTGCCTGAAAATAGTCACGAAAATTTTGGCTAATCGCCTGCAGAAAGTTATTCTGAAAATCATCCACAGGAATCAGTACGGCTTCATTATGGGGAGGACCATCCAAGACTGCTTGGCATGGACATTCAAATATATCCATCAATGTCAGGCTTCCTCGCGTGAGATCATACTTCTTAAACTTGATTTTGCGAAACCTTTTGACACAATTGAACATGCCCCCATGCTAGAGATCAAGCGACATATGGGTTTTGATGACAAGTGGATGGGTTGGATGGAAACTATTTTCGGTTCTGGTGTCTCTTCGGTCCTCCTTAATGGAGTTGCCGGCAGAGAGTTTCAATGCAAGTGTGGGGTGCGTCAAGGTGATCCTCTTTCACCACTGATTTTTGTCCTCGCTACGGATCTCCTCCAAGCTGCCATTAATGATGCTTTTCATCGACGCCTGATTGATCTACCAATTCCCTCTAACCGTAATGGTGACTTTCCCGTGGTTCAATACGCCGACGACACAATTCTAGTGATGCCTGCCTACCCTGAGCAAGCTGCTAGTATGAAGCTCATCCTGGAGGATTATGCGGCCTCGGTTGGGCTGAAAATCAACTTCCATAAATCTACGTTGATCCCCATCAACATAGACAACCGGCGTGCTATGGATCTGGCGCGGGTCTTTGGCTGCTCAGTTGGCTCGCTCCCGTTCAGCTACCTTGGTCTCCCGATGGGTACAACGAGGCCAACTCTGCTTGACCTCATGCCGCTAGTACATGGTGTGGAGAGGAAGATGTCCACAGCACTTTCCCTCATGTCGTCAGGAGCCAAAATCACTCTGGTCAACTCAGCTATTACCTCGATGATCATCTATGCCATGTGGACAATCAAGTTACACCCTAAGGTGATTGAGCACCTGGATAAATTGCGAAGATACTGCCTCTAGGCCAAAAATTCTGATGATGGGGTCAAAAATAACTCGTTGGCACCTTGGGAGTTGGTTTGTAGACCAAAACGCAAAGGAGGCCTGGGAGTCATTGACATAAAAACACAAAATATGGCCCTCTTGCTTAAACACCTGTTTTAAGTTCTACAACCACGAGGATCTACCATGGGTGAACCTGATCTGGGATACATACTACTCTGGCAAAGTCCCGCACGCAGTTGCCCCTGTtggctctttctggtggcgtgatgtcatgcaaCTTATCGATTTTTTTCGAGGGATCACCAGCGTCACCGTTGGGGACAGATCCTCCTCGCTCTGCTGGAAAGACGCATGGCTTGTCGATGAGCAAAATGCCCCCCTCGCGGAGCTTTACCCTAGGGCATTCTCCTTCTGCCTGAATGAAGATGAATCTGTGGCTAACGTTCTCACTGCTACGGACCCGGCCGCCCTCTTCCATCTGCCCCTATCTGCTCAGGCAAGAGGTGAAGTCAGAGCGATCCAGCAAGGATCGATGCATGTGTTCTTGGAAAGGGATTGCAAGGACACTTGGGAATGCAATCTTGGGGTGGCTTCTCCTCCAAGAAATTCTATGACCACTGCTTCTCCTCCAATCTGAGACTACTGCTGATGCTGCCTTATCCTGGCTTTGGAAGGCTAGAAGTCCAATCAAGTTCAAAATGTTTGGGTGGTTGCTGCTTGTGGACCACTTAAACACGAGAGGCATGCTGAGACGTGGACACTACGTTGTTGCAGGCAATAACTACGATTGCTTGCTTTGCCAAAACCCTCCGGAGGAAACCATCGAGCACCTCATTTTCCTTTGCCCCTTTAGCCAGAGTTGTTGGGAGAAGGTTGGCATGCGATGGCCGACGTCGGGGAACAGACTTGCATTGCTGCACGATGGCAAAGGGAATTGGAGCCGTCCACTTTTTATGGACATTTTCCTGATGGCGGCATTGAGCCTGTGGATAGAGAGGAACAATGAGCACTTCAGAGGGGTCCCGCATTCTTTCCCTTCATGGTTGGCTAGATTCAAAGACCTGTTGGGTCTTCTTGTGCACAATTGTAAAGAGGGGTTGCGCCCCTTCTTAACTACTTATATACAAGGCCTGTGAGCCGTTTGTTTAGTTTAAGGCTACGGCCGGGGGCCACTAAACACCCACCTGTAACACCTGATGTAACTggtttgtgagtaatacaaagtcagtgggagcctctcccactgtcgttcaTAGTCAAAaaaacatgccatgcacattaaccaaaatagatacaatgattttctttgcccttcatctatgcttgttatgttgacatggtaatccagtagtgtggtgaagctccccgcattatgaacaatgccaaattatgctattgatattttgaacttactctttattttcgaatttgaaattggatggaattgacagcacagttatcatctttgtttatacacgtgcaaaacctgtcatctctctgctttgtttcagggtgatatgcctgatggcatgcacaagtctgctgaaggctgtgcgacaaacccaacatatattgcagcaaagaaggcaaaacatcttgaagatagcgagacaaccccaaagtcttgtcttcaTGCAGttttcaagttacttgagactagcagtcagacaagctcacagaattcgttgtctgaatcagttcgacttcttcactcccaaattctagcagaaaggcattctacaactcaacttcgacttgaagtcctatgtctaagaaagattgcggagaacaccaatgagaacctcatcgctaaacagctacacctggaagctatgaccgacatgctaggccggtctcatagccttgctcagcagcttgcgcagcagttcccgcgcaaggctaacctttcttgaactatcttggaagtggtctcggttcagtattattttgttacactgcaatggtgcccagtttttgtaatctgcttcttcgttgcactttatgatcactggtggcgaacttcgatgcccagtggatgtaatataccataaatcctttattgtatagtgtaggtttattcttagttactatgccgttatttctttattgtatagagaaGGTTTCTTCTtcattcctactagttactgccatcattcgctatttgaaaaaaaatcagatgtactcgaccgggccgaaacattcgcctctaacgggcctggtgtttagcgggccacaattgggctggcctgcatctttcttgggcccgaatgattggggccttcacactttgcgcgaggcccacaacttacaccgacctatattttagttgggccttttgtggacccagcacttagtttggcccaggtagcgttgggccattaacaggctgaatattggaCTGGCCTGTTACGACCCAGATGAAACCATGgtcctttagcaggccgaaatgcaaattgggcctcaattttcactagtcgtcgacgggccttcaccaggctgaaatgtagaccgggcctttttgggcccagttatatcacgggtagttaccaggccgaaacatatctccggccttagttggcccactgatatcatgggcctttaagaggccgaaagcttagtacagacatcaacgggccgaattatgcgacaggcctttaacaggcccaaagtcacgttgggcttaactgttgccacctttatcacgggccgttagtgggcccgatgtcccgtcggaccatatatggcccatgggcagcacgggccattcccaggccgaaagtcacaccgggctgaaatgggcccatgtctacatcgagcctctaacaggccgaaagtccctgggctgtaattgggcccaaatattcggagaacaattaacgggccagatctagcttcgggccgtaaatgggcccaaatattcggcgaataattaacgggccagatctagcttcgggccataaatgggcctttattaagcagaccgttattgggctggcccactagtacctgagtaattactacgggcctttgactgggccgacctttttaacctatatgggcctctgttgggtcgtgccacatgtcgacgtatcataggcgctttgggtccaatgagtggatgacatctgtcccaacggtgagccgacacatgtttcctccagccaatgatgattttacatgtggaaaatccccattggtcggggctgttaacgggttatcggatccaaaaccggacccgatagcttaacggcgttccattacagtggatgccatgtgttattcacccttgacgaaagcacctctgtgacgcgcgatttatcatcatggaagtggacacttccgtgatgataattttggtaatgtcatggaacacttctatgacagcacaggtatgactatcttgattctgtcataaatttgtcatggatgtacatgcatgacagaaaatgtgacctactgtgacaaacacgtatcatcaccgaagtgtatttttttgtagtgaaaccggGACTTGTTAATTCTAGTTTGAAAAACACTTGATATTGAGCAAAGCATGGACAAGATCAGATCAACGTACATCAACATGAGAAGTTTcacattttttattatttatttggaTCATGCAGTATTCGTAATAAATATTCATCAGAATGTAGACGTACTTCACTCTTGTGACCACACACACGACTTGTTTGCCCACATATTTACCACGGGATAGACCAATAAAGGCAGCTGGCACATTCTCTAGCCCAATGCTCATGTACACACTGTCACCCACAAACACGAAAGGTGTAGGGCTGGAGCCTCCCACAGAACAAGAACTTGTGCGAAAAGTAGAAGGCCAACACGAACCCCAAGATGAACCCAGCCGACGCCCCGATGATGGACGCGTCGTTGATCCTGTGCAGCAGCTTATGAATCCGGACAAACATCTCCCGAATCCGAACAAGACGGACGTGTATCCGCACCATGAAGCTCTTCTTGCACTTCTTGTCGAGCGGCGCCCTGCAAAGCCCTGGGTTGCCCGTGAAGTTGGCAGCCGGGAAGCGATGCAAAGAGTCCGGGACAGGGCCCGACAGTGAGTTATCGGCGACATTGAACGAAATGAGCTGCGAAGTGTTGCCTAGCTGCGCCGGAATTCCGCCGTCGAACTGGTTGTGCTG
Coding sequences within:
- the LOC123075134 gene encoding probably inactive leucine-rich repeat receptor-like protein kinase At5g48380; this translates as MACVIGTSREPRRGPQAGKSGDPRSQNAERHPDQNRVLGLRLGNIGLEGPFPRGLQLCSFMTALDMSGNNFSGPLPEHIFEQMAYITYLDLSNNSLSGVIPAGIANMTYLSTLALQHNQFDGGIPAQLGNTSQLISFNVADNSLSGPVPDSLHRFPAANFTGNPGLCRAPLDKKCKKSFMVRIHVRLVRIREMFVRIHKLLHRINDASIIGASAGFILGFVLAFYFSHKFLFCGRLQPYTFRVCG